Genomic window (bacterium):
TTCATGGTTTCTTTAAGTAAGATTTTCGGGTCAAAGCCTCCTGCTCTTGGCTCTGTCATGATTTTGTAAAGATTTTCTATAGTCGAAGAGCCGTCATTTGAATTATTAGAAAGCAGCTTTTTGCTTTCATGAAGGGTTTGCAAGTATTTTTTACTTTCATCATCAACAAATTCGGACAACTGCGAGAACATCTTTGCATAATTTGCAGTATTTACAACGGTATTTCTTGCGGGCAACACCCTGTAAGCAGCATTATCAGGCAAGCTGTTGTTTGAACTTGTCGGATTTTCTGTATTATTAACAACAGGCGGCTGAACAGACGCGTTTGAATCAGAAACAACAGCGTTTCCAAAGTGAACTTTGTTTAAATTGTTTATTTTTAAAAAATTTAACATATTTCCTGAATTTCCTTTTCCTTACATATTTATAAAAACCTGAAAAGTTAATAATTTGCTCTTTTTTTTAATTTTTTTATTAAATAAATATTAAATTTTTTAATCTGATTTTTCTAAAAAACAGCCCTGTTAAGCTTTTTTGTTTTAATATATACTTAAATAAATTTATATAAAATGTAAATTTATGTAAATATCCAATTTGCAAAGGATAAACTTAAAATTAAAGATTATGTAAATCATTTTCAATCATTAATAGAAGTTCAAAATACTCTTATCGGGCTGGAAGCGGATAAAATAGTATTTAAGCCGATGTCTTATGAAGAATTGAGCATATCTTTAGAGCGATTGCAGCGATTTAACAAGCCTTTCAAAAAATTTGACAGAGTGCATAGGGAAATCGTAATTAAACACCTTATTTCTCCTAAAATAAGCCTTAAAAACTATTATAAGTTTTCTTTCGGCACAGTGAATTTTCTTGTTCAGCTTATATGGAACGAATCTGTCAAAGCATTAAATCCTCTTTATGAAGAAAATTATGATTTAAATACATATCTTTTTTATGAAGAAATAAAAGAATTTTCGGCAAAAGAAATTTTAAAGCGTATAGTTTTTTCGGAAAACATTACAGGATTTGCAAAGCCTGCGAATTTTGCGGAATCGGAGTTTATTTGCGAAGAAAATGTATTAAAAGACGTTTTTGAACAAGCAGGAATAACTTTTAGGAATAAATTTTCAACTACAGAAAATCTTGATGCTTTTTCAAAAATCTATATTGAATCAGGCATGAATTATCCTATAAATATTAACGGGTTTTTACAGCTTGCTCAAGCGGATAAAAACCTTTCCAAAAACATAAAAAGGCTTGTATGGCTGAATAAACAAATTAAAAAGCATGATTTGGCTAATGATTTTGAAAAAATATATGAGTTGGCAGAAACTTACAGAAATACAAACTGCTCTAAAAAACCTCTAAAACTGCTTCTTCTTGCTGAGGGGGCAACAGAAGAGGCTTTATTGCCTTTATTTTCTTGTGTGGCGGGAGTTGATTTTGACAAAAGAGGTATAGAGCTTGTTGCTTCAGGCGGAAAAAACCAGGTTGCCAGAATTTATGCAGAAATTAATCAGGAAGTTAATATTCCGATTTTTATAATTTTAGATGCGGATGCGCAGCAGATTGCAGACGAAATCAACAAAATTATCAGGCCTCAAGATAGGCTGTATTTGATTTCTTCAGGAGAATTTGAAGATATTTTGACTGACAACCTGATTTGCAGGGCGGTAAATTCGCACTACGGGCTTGTCGGGAATATAACAAAAGAAGACCTGAACATTAACACCCGCAAAACTGACGCTCTTTCTGCCATATGGAAACAAAAAGGGTTTGGCGAATTTAAAAAAGCTGAATTTGCCCAGATAATCGCAGAAAATATAAAAAATTCATGTGATTTATCAGAAGAAATGCAGAAAATAATCTTAAATATTCAGGAAATGCTTTTAATCCAAACAAAATAATTATTAATTCGTCATTTTTTGCAAAAAAAGGCAATTTTTTGCATGTTTTTGTTTTTATAAATATAAGAGGAAATTGGGGAAAAATAAGAGGAGTTGGGGTATGGTAAATAACAGAATTGAAATTCCATTTGCAAAACTTTCTGACGGCAATTTTATGCGGCAAATATTTAACAATACATTTCAGAAGACAGCAATAACACCCGAAACTGACAATATTTTTGTTACGGGTGCACAAGGA
Coding sequences:
- a CDS encoding TOPRIM nucleotidyl transferase/hydrolase domain-containing protein, producing the protein MSYEELSISLERLQRFNKPFKKFDRVHREIVIKHLISPKISLKNYYKFSFGTVNFLVQLIWNESVKALNPLYEENYDLNTYLFYEEIKEFSAKEILKRIVFSENITGFAKPANFAESEFICEENVLKDVFEQAGITFRNKFSTTENLDAFSKIYIESGMNYPININGFLQLAQADKNLSKNIKRLVWLNKQIKKHDLANDFEKIYELAETYRNTNCSKKPLKLLLLAEGATEEALLPLFSCVAGVDFDKRGIELVASGGKNQVARIYAEINQEVNIPIFIILDADAQQIADEINKIIRPQDRLYLISSGEFEDILTDNLICRAVNSHYGLVGNITKEDLNINTRKTDALSAIWKQKGFGEFKKAEFAQIIAENIKNSCDLSEEMQKIILNIQEMLLIQTK